One genomic window of Chitinivorax sp. B includes the following:
- the fabI gene encoding enoyl-ACP reductase FabI gives MNIPCLTLAGSKALVVGVANEHSIAWGCARVFHKLGAEVALTYLNEKALPHVKPLAEHINAPLLLPLDVSIPGQLEAVFNEVRQYWGRLDMVVHSIAWAPLADLHGRLTDSSVDGFLRAMDVSCHSFIRMAKLAEPLMPDGGTLLAMSYLGANKVVQNYQLMGPVKAALEASVRYLAYELGPMGIRVHALSPGPIRTRAASGLQDFDELLYDAMQRSPEQDLVDIDDVGHAAAYLCTPAARLITGSVQYIDAGHHIMA, from the coding sequence ATGAATATTCCTTGCCTGACACTGGCAGGTAGCAAGGCCCTGGTTGTTGGCGTTGCCAATGAACACTCCATTGCCTGGGGATGTGCCCGCGTGTTCCACAAGCTGGGGGCGGAGGTGGCATTGACCTATTTGAACGAGAAGGCCTTACCTCATGTGAAGCCATTGGCTGAACACATCAACGCACCATTGCTGTTGCCACTGGATGTAAGCATTCCAGGTCAACTGGAAGCGGTATTCAATGAGGTTCGTCAATATTGGGGCCGTTTGGATATGGTGGTGCATTCAATTGCCTGGGCTCCCCTTGCGGATTTGCATGGCCGATTGACCGACAGCTCGGTTGATGGATTTTTACGGGCGATGGATGTGTCCTGCCACTCGTTCATACGTATGGCCAAGCTGGCCGAGCCACTGATGCCAGATGGCGGTACCCTACTGGCGATGAGTTACTTGGGGGCCAACAAGGTGGTGCAGAATTACCAACTGATGGGGCCGGTGAAGGCAGCATTGGAGGCATCGGTACGTTATCTGGCCTATGAACTGGGGCCGATGGGAATCCGTGTGCACGCGCTGTCACCAGGTCCGATCCGCACACGTGCCGCCAGTGGGCTGCAGGATTTCGATGAACTATTGTACGACGCCATGCAGCGCTCACCAGAACAGGATCTGGTCGATATCGATGATGTTGGCCATGCCGCTGCCTACTTATGCACACCAGCAGCCCGATTGATCACTGGATCGGTCCAGTATATTGATGCCGGGCACCACATCATGGCTTGA
- a CDS encoding GNAT family protein: MTPFPELHTARLILREITHNDTPALYAIHSDPVLMRWFGSDPLPDVQAAHQLVDTFASWRTLPNPGTRWGIQQHGETNLIGSCGLFNWHRPWRKCSVGYELAMQHQGQGYMREAMQAILSWGFEQMSLNRIEAQIHPQNHPSIKLARTLGFVEEGCFREGAYWGSQFHDMLQWSLLRRDFLLTD, encoded by the coding sequence ATGACACCCTTTCCCGAATTACACACTGCGCGCCTTATCCTGCGTGAAATTACGCACAACGATACCCCTGCTCTCTATGCCATTCATAGCGACCCAGTATTGATGCGCTGGTTTGGTAGCGACCCATTGCCCGATGTCCAAGCAGCCCACCAACTGGTCGATACCTTTGCCAGTTGGCGCACCCTTCCCAATCCCGGTACCCGCTGGGGCATCCAACAACATGGCGAGACTAACCTGATTGGAAGTTGCGGGCTGTTCAACTGGCATCGCCCGTGGCGAAAATGTTCCGTCGGTTATGAACTGGCCATGCAGCATCAGGGCCAAGGCTATATGCGTGAAGCAATGCAGGCGATATTGAGCTGGGGCTTTGAACAGATGTCGCTGAATCGTATTGAGGCACAAATCCATCCACAGAACCATCCATCGATCAAACTTGCCAGAACACTGGGCTTTGTGGAGGAAGGCTGCTTTCGTGAGGGAGCTTATTGGGGCAGTCAGTTTCACGACATGCTGCAATGGTCACTGCTGCGGCGGGATTTTTTACTGACTGATTGA
- a CDS encoding polyphosphate kinase 2 family protein — MKLDKLIKRYRIQNSKGFKLDEINPGDTAGLESEFREEAKNLLQRSITELAELQDKLYAHNEWSLLLVFQAMDAAGKDSTIKQVMSGINPQGCEVHSFKAPTSEELDHDFMWRSMRRLPERGRIGIFNRSYYEEVLVVRVHPTLLDKQQLPTKLVTRRIWDERCDDLRHFEDYLGRNGTMIRKFFLHVSKDEQKRRFYERLNNPEKNWKFSAADIAERQHWDDYMHAYEQAIRATATPQAPWFVVPADNKWFTRLVVIGAIIDALKDMKLSYPTLAATEREALTTARQQLDTET; from the coding sequence ATGAAGCTCGATAAACTGATCAAACGTTATCGCATTCAGAACAGTAAAGGCTTCAAGCTGGACGAGATCAACCCGGGGGATACGGCAGGTCTGGAATCGGAATTCCGTGAAGAGGCCAAGAACCTGCTACAGCGAAGTATCACCGAACTGGCCGAATTGCAGGATAAGCTTTACGCCCACAATGAATGGTCATTGCTGCTGGTGTTTCAAGCCATGGATGCAGCGGGCAAGGACAGTACCATCAAGCAGGTGATGTCGGGCATCAACCCGCAAGGGTGCGAAGTCCACTCATTCAAGGCCCCCACGTCAGAAGAGCTGGACCATGATTTCATGTGGCGCAGCATGCGGCGCTTGCCTGAGCGTGGCCGCATCGGCATCTTCAACCGTTCATATTATGAAGAAGTCCTGGTGGTACGGGTTCACCCAACGCTGCTGGACAAGCAGCAATTGCCAACCAAATTGGTCACCAGACGCATCTGGGATGAACGATGTGACGATCTCCGCCACTTCGAGGATTACCTGGGCCGTAATGGCACGATGATCCGCAAATTCTTTCTACATGTATCCAAGGATGAGCAGAAACGCCGCTTCTATGAACGTTTGAACAACCCAGAGAAAAACTGGAAGTTTTCTGCAGCCGACATCGCCGAACGCCAACACTGGGACGACTATATGCACGCCTACGAACAGGCAATCCGCGCCACAGCCACCCCTCAAGCTCCCTGGTTTGTAGTGCCAGCGGACAACAAGTGGTTTACCCGGCTGGTAGTGATCGGCGCAATTATCGATGCACTCAAAGACATGAAGCTGAGTTACCCGACACTTGCCGCGACAGAGCGGGAAGCATTGACCACTGCTCGCCAACAGTTGGATACAGAAACCTGA
- a CDS encoding patatin-like phospholipase family protein — MPVFRFVCSALFFAVFSLASHAMARQQVGLVLGGGGARGLAHVGVIKTLERYRVPIDCITGTSAGALVGGMYASGMPIDEIEKRMKEAMWDDLFDSRLKRQDEDYRRKREDRTYMLKFELGVNNGEIRLPRGAVNTEKIELFIRELTQSVGPESFDKLAVPYRAIATDLESGELYEFSKGDLALAMRASMSVPGAFEPVMVNDRLLVDGGLARNLPVDNARQLCQPDVVIVVNVGSPALKREDLGSIVGVMQQMVDLGINKNVREQLASLKPTDILISPLLGDITSTDFFRVAEIIPKGEQAAELVKERFLPLQLSEADYIRHLSTRLAYREPIGKVDEIRIAATGKVNIEAIAAKVNQMPGEPIDQPRLHRELLNLYGSGDFDSVDYQIEREGHRRVLRIHPQEKSEGLDTLRFGLGLSATSHDVSSFTLATAYRKKWVNSLGAQWKSEVSIGRRLGFSTEWYQPLAVGSRWFVAPELRTERRLSKIYQNGDAYAEFSERDTIVRVDLGLNLDDYGELRIGPYAGRTNAHVTVGPPDSGSEKARLAGVHVDLTLDKVDNPSFPNDGWQTHWNYRRSVPAMGADTRYERLEIGWESAISVNQHVLQLAARGGTSMGSRLLPTEAFTLGGFANLSGYAPDEFRGERLSYGRATYMWRIPVKFAKSLYMGASAEIGRVEDSSLGLGTRGVKSSLGLHVGLDTFLGPLYLGYGHGEKGRNAVYLFLGSY; from the coding sequence ATGCCTGTGTTCCGCTTTGTGTGTAGTGCCCTGTTTTTTGCTGTATTCAGCTTGGCCAGCCATGCCATGGCTCGTCAGCAGGTTGGACTGGTTCTGGGTGGTGGTGGTGCACGCGGCCTTGCCCACGTTGGCGTGATCAAAACCCTGGAACGTTATCGTGTCCCCATCGATTGCATCACTGGTACCAGTGCGGGTGCCCTGGTCGGGGGGATGTACGCCTCCGGCATGCCGATTGACGAGATCGAAAAACGCATGAAGGAAGCAATGTGGGACGATCTCTTCGATAGCCGGTTGAAGCGGCAGGATGAAGACTACCGTCGTAAGCGTGAAGATCGTACCTATATGCTCAAATTCGAGCTGGGAGTGAACAATGGTGAGATTCGCCTGCCACGTGGGGCAGTCAATACAGAAAAAATCGAACTGTTCATTCGTGAACTGACCCAAAGTGTGGGGCCGGAAAGTTTCGATAAACTGGCGGTCCCCTATCGTGCCATTGCGACAGATCTGGAAAGTGGCGAACTGTATGAGTTCTCCAAAGGAGACTTGGCCCTGGCCATGCGGGCTAGCATGTCAGTGCCTGGTGCCTTCGAGCCCGTCATGGTCAACGACCGGCTATTGGTGGACGGCGGCTTGGCACGCAACCTGCCGGTCGACAATGCCCGGCAACTATGCCAGCCCGATGTCGTGATCGTAGTCAATGTGGGCAGCCCTGCATTGAAGCGCGAGGACTTGGGCTCGATCGTCGGGGTCATGCAGCAAATGGTCGACCTGGGTATCAACAAAAACGTGCGGGAACAGCTGGCCAGCCTGAAACCCACCGACATCCTGATCTCACCGTTGCTAGGTGATATCACATCGACAGATTTCTTCCGGGTTGCCGAGATCATTCCCAAAGGTGAACAAGCTGCTGAACTGGTAAAAGAACGCTTTCTGCCCCTGCAACTATCCGAAGCCGACTATATCCGCCATCTCAGCACCCGGCTTGCCTACCGTGAACCAATCGGCAAGGTTGACGAGATTCGCATTGCGGCCACTGGCAAAGTCAATATCGAAGCAATTGCCGCCAAGGTGAACCAGATGCCAGGCGAGCCAATCGACCAACCCAGGCTGCACCGTGAGTTACTCAATCTGTATGGCAGTGGCGATTTTGACAGTGTCGATTACCAAATCGAACGCGAAGGCCATCGCCGGGTATTGCGCATCCACCCACAAGAAAAATCGGAAGGTCTGGATACCCTGCGCTTTGGCTTGGGCTTGTCCGCCACTTCCCACGACGTATCGAGCTTTACCTTGGCAACTGCCTATCGCAAGAAATGGGTCAATTCACTGGGAGCGCAATGGAAGAGCGAGGTCTCGATCGGACGCCGGCTTGGATTCTCCACCGAATGGTATCAACCCTTGGCAGTTGGCAGCCGTTGGTTCGTCGCCCCGGAATTACGCACTGAGCGCCGCCTGAGCAAGATCTATCAAAATGGTGATGCCTATGCCGAATTCTCAGAACGTGACACCATTGTCCGTGTCGACCTGGGCCTGAATCTGGATGACTATGGTGAATTGCGGATCGGCCCCTATGCCGGCAGAACCAATGCCCACGTCACGGTCGGCCCACCGGATAGTGGCAGCGAAAAAGCACGACTGGCCGGGGTCCATGTTGATCTGACCCTAGACAAAGTCGACAACCCCAGCTTCCCCAATGATGGTTGGCAAACCCATTGGAACTACCGTCGCTCTGTTCCCGCCATGGGAGCGGACACCCGCTACGAAAGGCTGGAGATCGGCTGGGAAAGTGCCATCTCGGTCAATCAGCATGTATTGCAGTTGGCCGCACGCGGGGGCACATCGATGGGTTCACGCCTGTTGCCAACCGAGGCATTTACGCTCGGCGGCTTCGCCAACCTGTCCGGCTATGCACCAGACGAGTTTCGTGGCGAACGTCTAAGCTATGGCCGGGCTACCTACATGTGGCGCATTCCAGTGAAATTTGCCAAGTCGTTGTATATGGGTGCATCGGCCGAAATTGGTCGTGTCGAAGACAGTTCACTGGGACTGGGAACGCGGGGTGTGAAATCATCGCTGGGCCTGCATGTCGGGCTGGATACATTTCTGGGCCCGCTCTACCTAGGATACGGCCATGGTGAAAAGGGTCGCAATGCCGTGTACCTGTTTTTGGGTTCCTACTGA
- the msrB gene encoding peptide-methionine (R)-S-oxide reductase MsrB, translating into MSDPTNDKDWRAKLSPDQYRILRECGTEPPFSGKYYHHHELGTYRCAGCGAELFSSDSKYESGSGWPSFFSAMNPAAIRQIEDHSHGMHRTEIRCAKCDGHLGHVFPDGPAPTGLRYCVNSVALDFSVAKQTD; encoded by the coding sequence GTGAGCGACCCGACAAATGACAAGGACTGGCGAGCCAAGCTCAGCCCGGATCAATACCGTATTCTGCGAGAATGCGGTACCGAGCCACCCTTTAGCGGCAAGTACTATCACCATCACGAACTTGGTACCTATCGTTGCGCAGGTTGCGGTGCCGAACTGTTCTCATCTGATTCCAAATATGAGTCGGGATCCGGCTGGCCCAGTTTCTTTTCGGCGATGAATCCGGCGGCCATCCGTCAGATTGAAGACCACAGTCACGGTATGCACCGCACGGAAATTCGCTGTGCCAAGTGCGATGGACACCTTGGTCATGTGTTCCCCGACGGACCCGCACCAACGGGTCTCCGTTATTGTGTGAATTCTGTCGCGCTGGATTTTTCCGTCGCCAAACAAACCGACTGA
- a CDS encoding transporter substrate-binding domain-containing protein, translating into MMVRKLLCCLCIMLCGGWLHAADFNAYTEDLPPLNYDEGGKVTGFSTELLKMVMADAGMAVKITLLPWARATLLAQQDPDGVLYTLTRTKEREDQYLWLGPISRRRIVLLKLASRPEVDPVSIEDAKRFRVGAIFESATMKRLVQLGFTEGNTLDVAPSDNSNFKKLLAKRVDMIAILDWAAAWQARQHQLPYPSLSPALTLDDSSDYYFGVNKAADMDKVDRLRTSLEKLRRNGSIDALRARYFQ; encoded by the coding sequence ATGATGGTTCGCAAGCTGCTCTGTTGCCTTTGTATCATGCTATGCGGTGGCTGGCTGCATGCCGCCGACTTCAACGCCTATACCGAAGATCTGCCACCATTGAATTATGACGAGGGAGGCAAGGTAACCGGCTTCAGTACCGAGTTGCTGAAAATGGTGATGGCAGATGCAGGCATGGCCGTGAAAATCACCCTGCTGCCTTGGGCTCGCGCAACACTATTGGCGCAACAAGACCCGGATGGCGTGCTGTATACGCTGACCCGCACCAAGGAACGCGAGGACCAATATCTATGGTTGGGGCCAATCAGTCGTCGCAGGATAGTTCTGCTGAAACTGGCCAGTCGACCAGAAGTGGACCCCGTATCCATCGAAGATGCCAAGCGATTTCGAGTTGGTGCCATTTTCGAATCAGCCACCATGAAACGGTTGGTGCAGCTTGGTTTCACCGAGGGCAATACGCTGGATGTCGCCCCCTCTGATAACTCTAACTTCAAAAAGTTGCTCGCCAAGCGCGTGGACATGATCGCGATTCTCGACTGGGCTGCTGCTTGGCAGGCCAGACAACATCAGCTCCCCTACCCTTCTCTCTCCCCTGCCTTGACGCTGGATGACAGCAGCGATTACTACTTTGGCGTCAACAAGGCGGCCGACATGGATAAAGTAGACAGATTGCGGACTTCACTGGAAAAGCTCCGTCGTAATGGCAGCATTGATGCACTACGTGCACGCTATTTTCAATAG
- a CDS encoding RICIN domain-containing protein, which produces MQSRNAFASTRPTLLIGFGLVMLTGSVQAIDNGRYTIKSQHSQLCVDILAAGRNDGVNVQQYTCNSTGAQAFDIVNVDNGFVRITNANSGKVLDVQGVSMADGGNIQQWTNFNAPNQQFRIVPLSGGRYEIRARHSNKCLDVAEFSTQPGGNIQQWACNTGQTNQTWYIDRSNWGNGGEDDFKNPPDDPDRVEIGVKNGCSFPIWIHGAGEQAVLQPDRAVLNPNQVRWYLAPKRWTAARVTAFSGGPHSEELEKAEMTFLDKPSGPELNYNVTYVDWLGLPIKVQGVGDGADCRTASCEIPQSQVLSSCPDGLREGNKCIALRTYCLNPVNQAKEVCNRLNDQIARCTNNKPGCEGARHAKTPEVYACSGAFAENPKWCAALNRNMLDAPDSTDINRYYRGWPYNTYAKWVHDVCPGLYAFPYDDYPSNAGQSGFHSCTQGKRLQITFCPKG; this is translated from the coding sequence ATGCAATCCCGCAATGCATTCGCATCAACTCGGCCCACTCTGCTTATTGGTTTTGGACTGGTCATGCTGACTGGTTCCGTACAGGCTATCGACAATGGCCGTTACACCATCAAAAGTCAGCACAGCCAGCTTTGTGTCGACATTCTGGCCGCCGGCCGGAACGATGGAGTCAACGTCCAGCAATACACCTGCAATAGCACAGGCGCACAAGCCTTCGACATCGTGAATGTCGACAATGGTTTTGTTCGCATCACCAACGCCAACAGTGGCAAGGTATTGGATGTGCAAGGTGTTTCAATGGCAGATGGCGGCAATATCCAGCAGTGGACCAATTTCAATGCCCCGAATCAGCAGTTTCGCATTGTGCCGCTCAGCGGCGGGCGTTACGAAATTCGCGCACGTCACAGCAACAAATGCCTGGATGTTGCGGAATTCAGTACTCAGCCGGGTGGCAACATTCAGCAATGGGCCTGCAATACGGGCCAGACCAACCAAACCTGGTATATCGATAGAAGTAATTGGGGAAATGGCGGCGAAGATGATTTCAAGAACCCACCAGATGATCCCGACCGAGTTGAAATCGGTGTCAAGAACGGTTGCAGCTTTCCGATCTGGATTCATGGCGCCGGGGAACAGGCCGTATTACAACCCGATCGCGCCGTACTCAACCCAAATCAGGTTCGGTGGTATCTGGCCCCCAAGCGCTGGACAGCAGCCCGGGTGACAGCGTTCTCAGGCGGGCCACATAGTGAGGAGCTGGAAAAAGCGGAAATGACATTTCTGGACAAGCCTAGTGGACCTGAACTGAATTACAACGTCACCTATGTAGACTGGTTAGGCCTACCGATCAAGGTGCAAGGTGTTGGCGATGGGGCGGATTGCCGGACTGCGTCCTGCGAGATACCGCAAAGCCAAGTACTCAGCAGTTGCCCGGATGGACTGCGAGAAGGCAACAAATGTATTGCACTGCGAACCTACTGCCTTAATCCCGTCAATCAAGCCAAGGAAGTCTGCAATCGTCTGAATGACCAGATTGCTCGCTGCACCAACAACAAACCTGGCTGCGAAGGTGCGCGTCATGCCAAGACACCAGAGGTCTATGCTTGCTCTGGCGCTTTCGCAGAAAACCCGAAATGGTGCGCCGCCCTCAACCGCAACATGCTGGATGCCCCGGACAGCACCGACATCAATCGCTATTACCGTGGCTGGCCATACAATACCTACGCCAAATGGGTACACGATGTCTGCCCTGGTCTGTATGCCTTCCCATATGACGACTATCCGTCCAATGCCGGTCAAAGCGGATTTCATAGTTGCACGCAAGGCAAGCGGTTGCAGATCACTTTTTGCCCCAAAGGCTGA
- a CDS encoding alanine/glycine:cation symporter family protein, with protein MNEIIKQINDIVWSPALIYLCLAVGLYFSIRTRFMQVRGFKEMIRLMFRNQKSDAGVSSFQALAMSLSGRVGTGNIAGVASAIYFGGPGAVFWMWVMAFLGAATAYVESVLGQVYKEVDSNGQYRGGPAYYIEKAMGQKWYAWIFAIATVIGMGLLMPGVQSNTIASGIQNAWGVEPSVSACAIAVVLGFIIFGGVKRIAAFAEVVVPFMALGYILIALVIMIINVQQIPAVFGLILKSALGLEAGFGAVLGLAVQWGVKRGVYSNEAGQGSGPHAAAAAEVSHPAEQGYVQAFSVYVDTLLVCSATAFMMLSTGQFNTIGPDGKTMLANHIPGMGPGPGFTQAAVESVMPGFGASVVAIALMFFAFTTIVAYYYMAETNLAYLNRKLKLPALSFVLKVVMIASVTYGGIKSASMAWDMGDIGVGVMAWLNIIAILILQKPALACLRDYEAQRKAGKKPIFNPDALGIKNAELWHEIAKRGEAQPEVEAKKLKEALNTR; from the coding sequence ATGAATGAAATTATCAAACAGATCAACGATATCGTCTGGAGCCCCGCACTGATTTACCTGTGCCTGGCCGTCGGGCTGTATTTTTCGATCCGTACCCGCTTCATGCAGGTCCGCGGCTTCAAGGAAATGATCCGCCTGATGTTCCGTAACCAGAAATCCGATGCCGGCGTGTCCTCGTTTCAGGCATTGGCGATGTCGCTGTCTGGTCGTGTGGGTACAGGAAACATTGCCGGTGTGGCGTCCGCAATCTATTTCGGTGGACCCGGTGCTGTGTTCTGGATGTGGGTAATGGCTTTCCTCGGTGCCGCAACGGCTTACGTTGAATCCGTACTGGGACAGGTGTACAAGGAAGTTGACAGTAACGGCCAGTATCGTGGTGGCCCGGCGTACTATATTGAAAAAGCCATGGGCCAGAAATGGTATGCATGGATCTTTGCCATTGCCACTGTGATTGGTATGGGTTTGCTGATGCCTGGGGTGCAGTCCAACACCATTGCTTCTGGTATCCAGAATGCCTGGGGCGTTGAACCTTCAGTCAGTGCCTGTGCTATTGCCGTTGTGCTGGGTTTCATCATCTTTGGTGGTGTGAAACGGATCGCTGCTTTTGCCGAAGTGGTGGTGCCCTTCATGGCGCTGGGTTATATCTTGATTGCATTGGTGATCATGATCATCAATGTGCAGCAGATACCTGCTGTATTCGGATTGATCCTGAAGAGTGCATTGGGTCTGGAAGCGGGTTTTGGTGCCGTGCTTGGTTTGGCCGTACAGTGGGGTGTAAAACGCGGCGTGTATTCGAATGAAGCAGGGCAGGGTAGTGGCCCACATGCGGCAGCGGCAGCTGAGGTATCTCATCCGGCAGAGCAAGGTTATGTGCAGGCATTCTCTGTTTATGTCGATACCTTGTTGGTGTGCTCGGCTACGGCTTTCATGATGCTCTCCACTGGGCAGTTCAATACCATTGGCCCAGATGGCAAGACCATGTTGGCGAACCATATTCCTGGTATGGGCCCTGGCCCTGGCTTTACCCAGGCAGCTGTTGAATCGGTGATGCCAGGATTTGGCGCCAGTGTGGTTGCGATTGCGCTGATGTTCTTCGCTTTCACCACCATCGTGGCTTACTACTATATGGCCGAAACCAATCTGGCTTATCTCAACCGCAAGTTGAAATTGCCAGCATTGAGCTTTGTCTTGAAGGTGGTGATGATTGCCTCGGTAACCTATGGGGGTATCAAGAGTGCCAGCATGGCTTGGGACATGGGCGATATTGGTGTCGGTGTGATGGCTTGGCTCAACATCATTGCCATTTTGATCCTGCAAAAACCAGCGCTGGCCTGCTTGCGTGACTATGAAGCACAGCGCAAGGCTGGTAAGAAACCGATCTTTAACCCAGATGCATTGGGGATCAAGAATGCTGAGTTATGGCATGAAATTGCCAAGCGCGGTGAGGCACAGCCGGAAGTCGAAGCCAAAAAGCTCAAGGAAGCGTTGAATACGCGCTGA
- the pssA gene encoding CDP-diacylglycerol--serine O-phosphatidyltransferase, whose amino-acid sequence MSHPKPFSMIREFHLADWFTLCNAFCGVGALFAVMTYLQTQDVVHLYFACGLIPLALLFDVLDGRIARWRQQSSAMGRELDSLADVISFGVAPAVIAYGCGMQGLYDRIVLVFFVACGVSRLARYNITAEKLAEGGDKVQYFEGTPIPTSIVLVGMMAWAAAEGALNEQMWLGVNVLFGFQLHPLVLVFAISGSLMISRIKIPKL is encoded by the coding sequence ATGTCTCATCCCAAACCTTTTTCAATGATTCGGGAATTCCATCTGGCGGATTGGTTTACCCTATGTAATGCGTTTTGCGGTGTAGGTGCCTTGTTTGCCGTGATGACCTATCTGCAGACCCAAGATGTCGTGCATCTTTATTTCGCCTGCGGCCTGATCCCGTTAGCGTTGTTGTTTGATGTGCTGGATGGGCGGATTGCTCGTTGGCGGCAACAAAGTTCGGCCATGGGGCGTGAACTGGATTCGCTGGCCGATGTCATTTCGTTTGGCGTCGCGCCAGCGGTGATTGCTTATGGCTGCGGGATGCAAGGTCTGTATGACCGCATTGTGCTGGTGTTTTTTGTCGCATGTGGTGTATCGCGTTTGGCGCGTTACAACATCACGGCAGAAAAACTTGCAGAAGGTGGCGATAAGGTTCAGTACTTTGAGGGGACGCCTATCCCAACTTCCATCGTATTGGTGGGAATGATGGCATGGGCAGCCGCAGAGGGCGCACTGAACGAGCAGATGTGGCTGGGTGTCAACGTGCTATTTGGTTTCCAGTTACACCCGTTGGTATTGGTGTTCGCCATATCGGGGTCGTTGATGATCAGTCGGATCAAGATTCCCAAACTGTAG
- a CDS encoding STY0301 family protein, protein MLISCHLPRLASLGLVMLISAQTATAQNYTCPEFLEVKASAESPGAPWEITQDKGSRGATLATARFYDGPPADMANLAPDQSTQNKRERKSIWHFAASKPRKIWVACSYHQTDLMATQALPDHITQCQITEQLLANGSVLKITGISCR, encoded by the coding sequence ATGCTCATCTCTTGCCACCTTCCGCGATTGGCCTCACTTGGCTTGGTAATGCTTATCTCCGCACAAACAGCGACAGCGCAAAACTATACCTGCCCCGAGTTCCTTGAGGTCAAAGCCAGTGCAGAATCACCAGGTGCTCCATGGGAAATCACTCAGGACAAAGGATCACGTGGTGCCACGCTGGCTACAGCACGTTTCTATGATGGACCACCTGCCGACATGGCCAATCTGGCACCAGACCAAAGCACGCAGAACAAGCGCGAACGCAAATCAATTTGGCACTTTGCAGCCAGCAAACCACGCAAGATCTGGGTGGCTTGTAGCTATCACCAGACTGACTTGATGGCGACACAAGCCTTACCCGACCACATCACCCAATGTCAGATAACCGAGCAGTTGCTAGCAAATGGTAGTGTATTGAAGATAACGGGGATCAGCTGTCGCTGA
- a CDS encoding BPSL0067 family protein produces MPYMLQIAERDTFGDKKFVNKLGNTECVEFVVQATSAPTTPHWKQGIQIKEAKVGTIARGTAIATFDDTGHYPTDALGKHAAIYLSHNEHGIRVLDQWKSQGKVLERTIYFNKPKGTSRSNEGNTFYVIE; encoded by the coding sequence ATGCCTTATATGCTGCAGATTGCAGAACGCGATACGTTTGGCGACAAGAAATTTGTCAATAAGCTGGGCAATACTGAATGTGTAGAATTTGTCGTACAAGCCACCAGTGCACCGACAACACCACATTGGAAGCAAGGCATACAGATCAAGGAAGCCAAGGTTGGCACCATTGCGCGGGGGACTGCAATTGCCACTTTTGATGACACGGGTCACTACCCAACCGATGCCCTCGGTAAGCACGCAGCCATTTATCTGAGCCATAACGAACATGGCATTCGTGTACTGGACCAATGGAAGAGCCAGGGCAAAGTGCTCGAACGCACGATCTATTTCAATAAACCCAAAGGCACCTCTCGCAGTAATGAGGGTAATACATTCTACGTCATCGAATAA
- a CDS encoding SRPBCC family protein — protein MMANLEVRSVIHATPEQVWAYAQHYSRRGSWDQFSTQLIYHAGREQSAPGDLVTVKSYHGLAMTVRYLSCSPPNVAAIEMVSGPFFLAKFAGSWRFRALPDGQTEAIFRYHLAARPALRWLEGLMVWVFRRDSQRRLLKLKQVCETAHQQAR, from the coding sequence ATGATGGCCAACCTTGAAGTCCGCAGCGTGATCCATGCCACGCCAGAGCAGGTCTGGGCTTATGCACAGCACTACTCACGGCGTGGATCATGGGATCAATTCTCTACACAGTTGATCTACCATGCGGGCCGGGAACAATCCGCCCCTGGCGATCTGGTCACAGTCAAGTCCTACCATGGCTTGGCCATGACCGTCCGGTATCTATCCTGTTCGCCCCCCAACGTGGCGGCCATCGAAATGGTCTCTGGGCCTTTCTTTCTGGCCAAATTTGCTGGCAGCTGGCGGTTTCGGGCCCTGCCCGATGGCCAGACCGAGGCCATTTTCCGATACCACTTGGCAGCGCGGCCAGCCTTGCGATGGCTGGAAGGTTTGATGGTCTGGGTGTTTCGGCGTGACAGTCAACGACGCCTGCTCAAATTGAAGCAGGTCTGCGAGACCGCCCATCAACAAGCACGTTGA